The proteins below are encoded in one region of Lactuca sativa cultivar Salinas chromosome 3, Lsat_Salinas_v11, whole genome shotgun sequence:
- the LOC111912355 gene encoding retinoblastoma-related protein — MSTMGDIGPLNPDTVTSTQTVTTIEARFSDFCKGRLTMDDNASEEAMKLFNQSKHLFLTNASSLGSGTPEEAEHYWFAFLLFSMKRLRQKNDAEDADKTNGNDFKLYQILRVAKLNFVDFFKELPQYLVKIGPILSNLYGSDWETRLQAKELQANFVHLSLLSKYYKRAFKALFLDNVDAQSAVANSAEYIANCHRFGWLLFLALRVHAFSRFKDLVTCTNGLVSILAILIIHIPARFRSFSINESSRFVKKEDKGVDLLASLCNMYETSEDELRKTMVRTNIVVEEILMKNPCSASECQNGNLDNIDTDDLTYFQDLLEESSLSSDLSILEKDYNDAMLLEGELDERLFINDEESLLGSSSLSGGAINMNGTKRKVDSMTSPTKTIASPLSPFRSPSKMISTPVSTAMTTAKWLRTIVSPLSSFPSVDLTRFLQSCDKDVTSDVIKRARIILEAIFPSSGLGDRSVMSMSNMQSSNLMDNIWAEHRRLEALKLYYRVLQAMCTAEAQILHGNNLTSLLTNERFHRCMLACSAELVLATHKTVTMLFPAVLERTGITAFDLSKVIESFIRHEESLPRELRRHLNSLEERLLESMVWEKGSSMYNSLTVARPSLSSEINRLGLLADPMPSLDAIALQCNMSCGGLPPVPSLQKRDTSPGKSGELRSPKRVCNEYRSVLVERNSFTSPVKDRLLGINNLKSKMLSPALQSAFASPTRPNPTRGETCAETAVNLFFSKIVKLAAVRINGMVERLQISQQIRERVYCLFQQILSQRTALFFNRHIDQIILCCFYGVAKITQLSLTFKEIIFNYRKQAHCKPQVFRAVFVDDRSSSRRSGGKTGQDHVDIIMFYNEIFIPAVKPLLVELAPSGVAKNPNQVSEANKEDEGPCPGSPKVVSSFPSLPDMSPKKVSAVHNVYVSPLRSTKMDALISHGSKSYYACVGESTHAYQSPSKDLTAINNRLNGHGTRKVRGTLNFDEVDVGLVSDSLVANSLYLQNGKPPSASATAQQQLKTE; from the exons ATGTCGACCATGGGAGACATCGGGCCTCTAAATCCTGACACTGTTACCTCTACACAAACCGTAACTACAATTGAAGCTCGATTTAGCGACTTTTGCAAG GGTCGATTGACAATGGATGATAACGCTTCAGAAGAAGCGATGAAGCTGTTCAATCAAAGCAAACACCTTTTCTTGACAAATGCATCCAGTCTTGGAAGTGGAACG CCTGAGGAAGCCGAGCACTACTGGTTTGCATTTCTCTTGTTCTCCATGAAAAGATTAAGACAGAAGAATGATGCAGAAGATGCTGATAAAACTAATGGGAATGACTTTAAGCTTTACCAAATACTTAGAGTTGCAAAACTAAA TTTTGTAGATTTCTTCAAAGAACTACCTCAATATTTAGTCAAGATTGGTCCCATTTTAAGCAATCTATATGGTTCTGATTGGGAAACTCGTCTTCAAGCAAAAGAGTTGCAGGCAAATTTTGTGCATCTCAGCCTTTTAAGCAA GTACTACAAACGTGCATTCAAGGCACTTTTTCTTGATAATGTTGATGCCCAATCAGCTGTTGCCAACTCAGCCGAATACATAGCCAACTGTCATCGTTTTGGATGGCTTCTATTTCTTGCTCTACGTGTCCATGCATTCAGTCGTTTCAAAGACCTAGTCACATGCACTAATGGATTGGTCTCTATTCTG GCAATTTTGATCATTCATATTCCAGCTCGCTTCAGAAGCTTCTCAATTAATGAGTCTTCTCGCTTCG TTAAGAAGGAAGACAAAGGTGTGGATCTACTTGCATCACTTTGTAACATGTATGAAACATCAGAAGACGAATTGAGAAAAACAATGGTGAGAACAAACATTGTGGTGGAAGAAATCTTGATGAAAAATCCTTGCTCAGCATCAGAATGTCAGAATGGAAACTTAGACAATATTGACACAGATGACTTAACATATTTTCAAGATTTATTAGAAGAATCGTCTTTATCTTCTGATTTAAGCATTCTAGAAAAAGACTACAATGATGCAATGCTTTTAGAAGGCGAATTAGATGAAAGACTTTTCATTAATGATGAAGAAAGTCTCCTTGGGTCAAGCAGCTTGTCTGGTGGTGCCATTAACATGAATGGAACCAAG AGGAAAGTTGACTCGATGACATCACCAACAAAGACAATCGCAAGTCCACTTTCACCTTTCAGATCTCCCTCAAAGATGATATCTACTCCTGTTAGCACAGCAATGACAACTGCAAAATGGCTCAGAACCATTGTTTCTCCactttcttcttttccttctgTAGATCTAACTAGATTCTTGCAATCATGTGACAAGGATGTCACGAGTGATGTCATCAAAAGGGCACGCATAATTCTAGAAGCTATTTTCCCCAGTAGTGGTCTTGGTGATCGAAGTGTAATGTCAATGTCAAACATGCAAAGTAGCAATCTGATGGATAATATTTGGGCTGAACATCGTAGGCTTGAAGCATTGAAGTTATACTATAGAGTTTTACAAGCAATGTGTACAGCAGAAGCTCAAATCCTACATGGCAACAATCTAACATCATTGTTAACAAACGAAAGGTTTCACAGATGTATGCTCGCATGTTCAGCTGAGCTTGTTCTTGCTACTCACAAAACTGTTACAATGTTGTTTCCAGCTGTTTTGGAAAGAACCGGGATTACTGCTTTTGATCTTAGTAAGGTTATTGAAAGCTTCATCAGACATGAGGAATCTCTTCCTAGGGAATTGAGGCGACATTTGAATTCTCTTGAAGAAAGACTCCTGGAAAGCATGGTGTGGGAGAAAGGGTCTTCCATGTATAACTCTTTAACAGTTGCAAGGCCTTCACTTTCTTCTGAGATCAATCGTCTTGGGTTGTTGGCGGACCCCATGCCTTCTTTGGATGCAATTGCACTGCAATGTAATATGTCCTGTGGAGGGTTGCCACCTGTACCTTCGTTGCAGAAACGTGACACGTCACCAG GGAAAAGTGGTGAACTGAGGTCACCAAAGAGGGTTTGCAATGAGTATCGAAGTGTTTTGGTTGAAAGGAATTCGTTCACTTCACCTGTTAAGGATCGTTTGTTGGGGATTAATAATCTTAAGTCAAAGATGCTGTCTCCTGCTTTGCAGTCTGCATTTGCCAG TCCAACAAGGCCAAATCCAACAAGAGGAGAAACGTGTGCAGAAACGGCTGTTAATCTGTTCTTTAGCAAG ATTGTGAAGTTAGCTGCTGTTAGAATCAATGGAATGGTTGAAAGGCTGCAGATTTCACAACAAATAAGAGAAAGGGTATACTGTCTTTTTCAACAGATTCTGAGTCAGAGAACAGCTCTGTTTTTTAATCGGCATATTGACCAAATCATCCTGTGTTGTTTCTATGGAGTTGCAAAG ATCACCCAATTGAGTTTAACTTTTAAAGAGATCATATTCAACTACAGAAAGCAAGCACATTGTAAACCTCAAGTGTTTCGTGCTGTGTTTGTTGATGACAGGTCATCTTCTCGGCGAAGTGGAGGG AAAACAGGGCAGGATCATGTTGATATCATTATGTTTTACAATGAGATATTCATTCCAGCTGTGAAGCCATTGTTAGTGGAGCTTGCTCCTTCTGGAGTTGCTAAAAACCCTAACCAGGTATCAGAAGCCAACAAGGAAGATGAAG GTCCATGCCCTGGGTCACCAAAGGTGGTGTCATCATTCCCGAGTCTTCCAGATATGTCTCCAAAGAAGGTATCTGCAGTACACAATGTATACGTCTCTCCATTGCGCTCAACAAAG ATGGATGCTTTGATATCTCATGGGTCTAAAAGCTATTACGCGTGTGTTGGGGAGAGCACTCATGCCTACCAAAGCCCATCCAAGGACCTCACTGCCATCAACAATCGTCTGAATGGCCATGG GACACGGAAGGTGAGAGGGACACTCAACTTTGATGAGGTGGATGTTGGATTGGTGAGTGACTCGTTGGTGGCAAACAGCTTATATCTTCAAAATGGGAAACCTCCATCTGCATCTGCAACTGCTCAACAGCAGCTCAAGACTGAATGA
- the LOC111912354 gene encoding 40S ribosomal protein S27-2, whose protein sequence is MVLPNDVDLLNPPAELEKRKHKLKRLVQSPNSFFMDVKCQGCFNITTVFSHSQTVVVCGNCQTVLCQPTGGRARLTEGCSFRRKGD, encoded by the exons ATG GTTTTGCCAAACGATGTTGATCTGCTTAATCCCCCAGCTGAGTTGGAGAAGAGGAAGCATAAGCTCAAACGACTTGTTCAATCTCCCAACTCTTTCTTCATG GATGTGAAGTGCCAGGGTTGTTTCAACAT AACAACCGTATTCAGCCACTCTCAAACGGTGGTGGTGTGCGGAAACTGTCAGACGGTGTTGTGCCAGCCGACTGGTGGTCGTGCAAGACTCACTGAAGGATGTTCTTTTAGAAGGAAGGGAGACTGA